One Salipiger sp. H15 DNA window includes the following coding sequences:
- a CDS encoding AAA family ATPase — protein sequence MTKAELRLLGGCELRVADGSLLRLSSRKSFALLAILAERADRAVPREEIATLLWGDRTEDQARASLRQELSVLRRTLSRVGLEVIEASKEAVLLDTRELFLDVQRVETLCATATPEAAAEVAELYRGEFLAGLDIRSEAFEEWRRLCREQIRDRVLERLHAALLYAPAEPGIARTLLRIDETNEEAHRTLMRHLWQSGRRGEALQQYQRCVEALRRELDAEPDQDTFELYEEIRDTAGPGPARPPVHPAPRAEATVPERREMTVAAIGLASADELERDPEDIVALLTRLAEVCRARVEPAGGKVLVQADGRVLALFGHPRADEADPERAVYAALDLVKRGFTDAAGQAVDLRAGLAMGETVVTRNDDRMLMSVAGPAVITASRLELQAGPGEVRISGAMRRSLRDRFRTIPVPGGEGSHPAQIVLGESLYADRFLASGAASRLTALTGRAEELGALAALWAEVTGGKTRVAVLRGEAGIGKSRLLAAFKQHAMADDPQILQFQSSPHHRQSALYPLVHYLQEMLGFARLPSPEERQRALRHWLATRSGLDTAQVEQVLVALLGLSSAPDATPIDQDVLIAAVAALLRAAVREGRPVLMIVEDLHWLDPTSQLLLARLATELANLPLMMLGSSRQPPGIAVPAPSAMRNITLRRLDRAQARALVTDICPPDWPAARIDAIVERSDGIPLYLEELVRTAAEGGDGAIPDSLHASLTARIDRLDGARSVLQQAAVIGRVFDTATLSRLTGRAPEALEAALQELQGHDLVYRLGPAPDARYEFKHALVQEQAYQTLLLAERAELHGRLGTILAEASVPAPAELVATHFELGGRPLDAIARLETAGKQALRVAAHSEAAAHFGRALTLARTQPDRAGAAALELKFLLLRGPQLIALHGFAAEEVAQTYAQALTLADSSGDPMERAHVHWGLWSFYVVRADIATALRIARKLLALCEEAQDEVGIVAGHYALGVTQYYAGDLGPAQRAFEAALEQHLPDLALEEIERYGLDLSVCARSYLGWLHALRGEVEAAELSSAWAIATSSALKHVFSMTFAHVFTGVMQHFLRRPEAAQRHGEIAARIAAEHGYAQWLAQSDMVTGHARALKGDPEGALQLERGTAAYLDTGACLALPYARAWLAETRLRDGQREEARALLQEARRVTEESGVTYFDAELQRLLARCGGDAQALLTGALQSARRSGATLLALRAAMDLARTEGATGGPAALSAVLAELAPGQRSRDLDDAEALEAALRAPAPLRGDEA from the coding sequence ATGACGAAAGCCGAGCTCAGACTGCTGGGAGGCTGCGAGCTGCGCGTCGCGGACGGCAGCCTGCTGCGCCTCAGCTCGCGCAAGTCCTTCGCCCTGCTCGCCATTCTGGCCGAGCGCGCCGACCGCGCCGTGCCCCGGGAAGAGATCGCCACGCTGCTCTGGGGAGACCGCACCGAGGACCAGGCCCGGGCCAGCCTGCGGCAGGAGCTTTCGGTGCTGCGCCGCACGCTCAGCCGGGTCGGGCTCGAGGTGATCGAGGCCAGCAAGGAGGCCGTGCTGCTCGACACGCGCGAGCTTTTCCTCGACGTGCAGCGGGTCGAGACGCTCTGCGCCACCGCCACGCCCGAGGCGGCGGCGGAAGTCGCCGAGCTCTACCGGGGGGAGTTCCTCGCCGGGCTCGACATCCGCTCCGAGGCCTTCGAGGAGTGGCGGCGGCTCTGCCGCGAGCAGATCCGCGACCGGGTGCTCGAGCGGCTGCACGCGGCGCTGCTCTACGCCCCCGCCGAGCCCGGGATCGCCCGCACGCTGCTGCGCATCGACGAGACCAACGAGGAGGCGCACCGCACGCTGATGCGGCACCTGTGGCAGTCGGGACGGCGCGGCGAGGCGTTGCAGCAATACCAGCGCTGCGTCGAGGCGCTGCGGCGCGAGCTCGACGCCGAGCCCGACCAGGACACGTTCGAGCTCTACGAGGAGATCCGCGACACCGCCGGCCCCGGCCCCGCCCGACCGCCGGTGCATCCGGCGCCGCGCGCCGAGGCGACGGTGCCGGAACGGCGCGAGATGACCGTCGCCGCCATCGGCCTTGCCTCGGCCGACGAGCTCGAGCGCGATCCCGAGGACATCGTCGCGCTGCTGACCCGGCTTGCCGAGGTCTGCCGCGCGCGCGTCGAGCCCGCCGGCGGCAAGGTGCTGGTGCAGGCGGACGGGCGGGTGCTGGCCCTTTTCGGCCACCCGCGCGCCGACGAGGCGGATCCGGAACGCGCGGTCTATGCCGCGCTCGACCTCGTCAAGCGCGGCTTCACCGACGCCGCGGGGCAAGCCGTCGACTTGCGCGCGGGCCTTGCCATGGGCGAGACGGTGGTGACCCGGAACGACGACAGGATGCTGATGTCCGTGGCCGGGCCGGCGGTGATCACCGCCTCGCGCCTCGAGCTGCAGGCCGGTCCCGGCGAGGTCCGCATTTCGGGCGCGATGCGCCGCAGCCTGCGCGACCGCTTCCGAACCATTCCCGTGCCCGGCGGCGAGGGCAGCCACCCCGCGCAGATCGTGCTGGGCGAGAGCCTCTACGCCGACCGCTTCCTTGCCTCCGGCGCCGCCAGCCGGCTCACCGCCCTGACCGGGCGCGCGGAGGAGCTGGGCGCGCTTGCCGCGCTCTGGGCCGAGGTGACCGGCGGCAAGACCCGCGTCGCCGTGCTGCGCGGCGAGGCCGGCATCGGCAAGTCGCGGCTGCTCGCGGCGTTCAAGCAACATGCCATGGCCGACGATCCGCAGATCCTGCAGTTCCAGTCCTCGCCGCATCACCGGCAGAGCGCCCTCTACCCGCTTGTGCATTACCTGCAGGAGATGCTCGGCTTCGCCCGCCTGCCCTCGCCGGAGGAGCGGCAGCGGGCGCTGCGGCACTGGCTCGCCACCCGGTCCGGGCTCGACACCGCGCAGGTCGAGCAGGTGCTGGTGGCGCTGCTGGGCCTGTCGAGCGCGCCGGACGCGACGCCGATCGATCAGGATGTGCTGATCGCCGCCGTCGCCGCCCTGCTGCGCGCCGCGGTCCGCGAGGGACGGCCGGTGCTGATGATCGTCGAGGACCTGCACTGGCTCGACCCGACCTCGCAGCTGCTGCTCGCCCGGCTCGCGACCGAGCTCGCCAACCTGCCGCTGATGATGCTCGGCAGCTCGCGCCAGCCGCCCGGCATCGCGGTTCCGGCGCCCTCGGCGATGCGCAACATCACCCTGCGCCGCCTCGACAGGGCGCAGGCGCGTGCGCTCGTCACCGACATCTGCCCGCCCGACTGGCCCGCCGCGCGCATCGACGCCATCGTCGAACGGTCGGACGGCATCCCGCTCTACCTCGAGGAGCTGGTGCGCACCGCCGCCGAGGGCGGTGACGGCGCCATCCCCGACAGCCTGCACGCCTCGCTGACCGCGCGCATCGACCGGCTCGACGGCGCGCGCAGCGTGCTGCAGCAGGCCGCGGTGATCGGCCGGGTCTTCGACACCGCAACGCTCTCGCGGCTCACCGGTCGGGCACCCGAGGCGCTCGAGGCGGCGCTGCAGGAATTGCAGGGGCACGACCTCGTCTACCGGCTCGGGCCCGCGCCCGACGCGCGTTACGAGTTCAAGCACGCGCTGGTGCAGGAACAGGCCTACCAGACCCTGCTCTTGGCCGAGCGCGCCGAGCTTCACGGCCGGCTCGGCACGATCCTGGCCGAGGCCTCCGTTCCCGCCCCGGCCGAACTCGTCGCCACGCATTTCGAGCTTGGCGGTCGCCCGCTCGACGCCATCGCGCGGCTCGAGACGGCCGGCAAGCAGGCGCTCCGGGTCGCCGCCCATTCCGAGGCCGCGGCGCATTTCGGCCGCGCCCTGACCCTCGCCCGCACGCAGCCCGACCGGGCCGGGGCCGCCGCGCTCGAGCTGAAGTTCCTGCTGTTGCGCGGCCCGCAGCTGATCGCCCTGCACGGTTTCGCCGCCGAGGAGGTCGCGCAGACCTATGCGCAGGCGCTGACCCTCGCCGACAGTTCCGGCGATCCCATGGAACGCGCGCATGTCCACTGGGGGCTCTGGAGCTTCTACGTGGTGCGCGCCGACATCGCCACCGCGCTGCGCATCGCCCGCAAGCTGCTGGCGCTCTGCGAGGAGGCGCAGGACGAGGTCGGCATCGTCGCCGGGCATTACGCGCTTGGCGTCACGCAGTATTACGCGGGGGATCTCGGCCCGGCGCAGCGCGCCTTCGAGGCGGCGCTCGAACAGCACCTTCCCGACCTCGCGCTCGAGGAGATCGAGCGCTACGGGCTCGACCTCTCGGTCTGTGCCCGCAGCTACCTCGGCTGGCTGCACGCGCTGCGCGGCGAGGTCGAGGCGGCGGAGCTCAGCAGTGCCTGGGCGATCGCCACCTCCTCGGCGCTGAAACACGTCTTCTCGATGACCTTCGCGCATGTCTTCACCGGGGTCATGCAGCATTTCCTGCGGCGCCCCGAGGCAGCGCAGCGGCATGGCGAGATCGCCGCGCGGATCGCGGCGGAACATGGCTATGCGCAATGGCTGGCCCAGTCCGACATGGTGACCGGCCATGCCCGCGCCCTGAAGGGCGATCCGGAGGGCGCCCTGCAACTCGAACGCGGCACGGCCGCCTACCTCGACACCGGGGCATGCCTCGCCCTGCCCTACGCCCGCGCCTGGCTGGCCGAGACCCGGCTGCGCGACGGGCAGCGCGAGGAGGCCCGTGCGCTTCTGCAGGAGGCCCGGCGGGTCACCGAGGAAAGCGGCGTGACCTATTTCGACGCCGAGTTGCAGCGCCTGCTCGCCCGCTGCGGCGGCGACGCTCAGGCCCTGCTCACCGGCGCGCTGCAGAGCGCACGGCGCTCGGGCGCGACGCTGCTCGCGCTGCGGGCGGCGATGGATCTTGCCCGGACCGAGGGCGCCACCGGCGGGCCCGCAGCGCTGAGCGCGGTTTTGGCCGAGCTTGCCCCGGGACAGCGCAGCCGCGATCTCGACGATGCCGAGGCGCTGGAAGCGGCGCTGCGCGCGCCCGCGCCCCTGCGCGGCGACGAGGCCTAG
- a CDS encoding NAD(P)-dependent oxidoreductase: MRQQIAINIKTQAYHRMLGEHFTLHDCTGGYAHLTGEERAETRVLITAGFKGATGAEMDELPNLGLICCVGTGYEGIDVQAAIARGIRVSHGAGVNAGAVADHAMALLLAAVRCIPHQDRLTRSGAWNYTETPRPLVSRKKMGIFGMGGIGAALARRASAFDIEVRYHSRTPKADLPYAYVPSLLELAQQVDYLVACVPGGAGTQHAVNAEVLEALGPKGYLFNVGRGSAVDTGALIAALRSGGIAGAGLDVFENEPEVPAELCALENVVLTPHMAGNAPEVQEMASDLMRENIAAFNAGQPLVTPVPEMKVFASAG; this comes from the coding sequence ATGCGGCAGCAGATCGCCATCAACATCAAGACTCAGGCCTATCACCGCATGCTCGGCGAGCATTTCACGCTGCACGATTGCACCGGGGGCTACGCGCACCTGACAGGTGAGGAGCGGGCCGAAACGCGGGTGCTGATCACCGCCGGGTTCAAGGGCGCGACGGGGGCCGAGATGGACGAGCTGCCGAACCTCGGGCTGATCTGCTGCGTCGGCACCGGCTACGAGGGGATCGACGTGCAGGCCGCCATCGCGCGCGGCATCCGCGTCTCGCACGGGGCCGGGGTGAACGCGGGGGCGGTGGCCGATCACGCCATGGCGCTGCTGCTCGCGGCGGTGCGCTGCATTCCGCACCAGGACCGGCTGACCCGCTCGGGCGCGTGGAACTATACCGAGACGCCGCGCCCGCTGGTCTCGCGCAAGAAGATGGGCATCTTCGGCATGGGCGGCATCGGCGCGGCGCTGGCGCGGCGGGCTTCCGCCTTCGACATCGAGGTGCGCTACCACAGCCGCACGCCCAAGGCCGATCTGCCCTATGCCTACGTGCCCTCGCTGCTGGAGCTGGCGCAGCAGGTCGACTACCTCGTCGCCTGCGTGCCGGGCGGGGCGGGGACGCAGCATGCGGTGAACGCCGAGGTGCTCGAGGCGCTGGGGCCGAAGGGCTACCTCTTCAACGTCGGGCGCGGCTCGGCGGTCGACACCGGGGCGCTGATCGCGGCGCTGCGCTCGGGCGGCATCGCCGGGGCGGGGCTCGACGTCTTCGAGAACGAGCCCGAGGTGCCCGCCGAGCTCTGCGCGCTGGAGAACGTCGTGCTGACGCCGCACATGGCGGGCAACGCGCCCGAGGTGCAGGAGATGGCGTCGGATCTCATGCGCGAGAACATCGCCGCCTTCAACGCCGGCCAGCCGCTGGTCACCCCGGTGCCCGAGATGAAGGTCTTCGCCTCGGCAGGATAG